CATCCCAAGTTCAACAAAAGGACCTTGGATAACGACATCATGCTGATTAAACTGGACCCACCTGCCACTCTCAACAATCAAGTAGCCACTATCCCTCTGCCAACACGTTGTGCAGCTGCTGGTACCCAGTGTCTCATCTCTGGCTGGGGCAACACCAAGAGCAGTGGCTGTAAGTGTCACCTGGAACAGAATCACCAAGTCTGAGAATCCTAGAGGTGAAAAACGTGTTCAGCGTCAGTTAGCCCGAGCTCTCACTCAAGGCTGATTCCCAGAGAATAGTGGGGTTCTATGGAGTCTTAGAATATACTAATTGAAATGCGTAACATTCCTCTGCTTGACAACACAACAAAAAAGCACTACGGTAAAGTTGCCAGGTATGCAACTAAAATGTGATTAGTGATTTGCAGGGAACCAAAACGCGAGGAGGTACACAGAACAGAGACTAAGAGATTTGGAACTTTTCAAAGCATAGCCCCGCTTCAGAAATAAAGTCTCTAGATTTGAGATCTATGGTCACTGATGCTAGTGTCAGAGAGAGAACAATCTGTTGATGAAAACCGTTTGGAAGACCCTCCAGATATAACTTGTTCTTCCAAAATAGAAGTTACCTGCAATCTGAGAGAAGGAATGGGGATATTGGGAAGAGGGGGGAGAGATACTGACAAAGAAATTTCCCAGATTGGATGGGTAATCCTCTTCCATTTCCACTCTCACGCCCAACAGCCAACTTCCCTGAGCTCCTGCAGTGTCTGAAAGCTCCCATCCTGTCTGACAGCGTTTGCCACAGTGCCTATCCCGAACAGATCTCCAAAAACATGATGTGCCTGGGCTTCCTGGAGGGCGGAAAGGACTCTTGCCAGGTTAGTTGCTTTGCACGCCTTCTCTTTCCAGCTCAGCTTCACATATCTCTTTTCGGAAACTCAGACAATTGAAAAGCTGTCCCTGGGGCTGATTATGAGGGCTGAGGGATAGATTTGGGATAAATGATAAATTCATTTTGCCATATTAATGGTTAGGGATCAGGGGAAAAGATACACAGAAGATCATGTGCAAACATGAAAAAAGATCATGTCCAGGCGGGCTTCTGAGGAGGGCTAGAGCAGAAGGAAACTTTGAAAGGAGCAGGGCTAGATGGGCAGCATTGCACTGCCCGGTCCACCTCTTCTTGGCACTACAGCCCTGCAACTAAGGAAAGAGGGAGTTCAAAGGAGGGGAAAGAATAGGGGTCCAGTATGGAGACTGAGGGTTGGTTTTCCAGGGAAAGAGAAGGGCTTCATGGAGGGTCAGCAGCCTGGGAAGGTGGTCCCCGGGTAAAGGAGGAACACCTTTGAGCCTTTCTCCCATCTGGGCACAGCTGTGAGTTCTAACTGGCTCTTCCTTCTTGCCCAGGGTGACTCTGGTGGCCCTGTGGTCTGCAAAGGACAGCTCCAGGGCATTGTCTCCTGGGGCTATGGCTGCGCTCTGAAAGGCAAACCTGGTGTCTACACTAAGGTCTGCAACTACGTGAACTGGATTAAGAAGACTATCGCTGACAACTAAACGGCGTCATCTCTTCATGACCCTCCATGTTAGTCAGCTTCACCTTCCTCCCATCCTGAAAACAGTatctaaataaaaacattttctcctgTACCAGATATATCCAAGAAGTGTCCTTACTTGGTTTGTGTACTTTCTCTTCAATGTGGCTACTGAGAAGAGGGTGGATATAGAGTTGAACTATTACATGAAGATGGAATTTGAAAGGttatttagtcattcattcagcctcatcaaaataaattactgggcttccctggtggcgcagtggttgagagtccgcctgccgatgcaggggacgcaggttcatgccccggtccgggaagatcccacatgccgtggagcggctaggcctgtgagccatggccgctgagcctgcgcgtccggagcctgtgctctgcaacgggagaggccacaacagtgagaggcccgcgtaccgcaaaaaaataaaaaaataagtaaattactgCTCACCTACATCACCAGACTCCATGTGGATGTTTGGGCTATAAAGATTAATAAGGTTAGCCATCACTGTTACCACTATATTTTTACACAGATAATGACACTAAAATGCAGAAGGTTAAAATCAACTGCCTAAAGTCACTCAACTAGTTCACTCTGCGGCTGAAGTGAAGCCCCAGCCATTCTTATCCCATCGCTTTGCTGctgctgtgtgaccctgtgcTCTCCCTTTGTCTCTAATCTACCTGAAACTCTGTGAGGCTAGACTAGGGGAAAGGCTACAtggagaatgttttaaaaagtacagatCCTGTATTTCCAAGGTTTCATCTAcctatttcttttattctccaaGATACTCTTGTTTTCCATCTGGAATTTTACGCTACGGCATGCATGATTTCTGCCGGTAATCTGTACCCCGTCCCACACTAGACCGCCCAAACCCCAGCTCAACGTAGGTACTATTTTGAACTGTAAGCAAAAAAAGGTGCAAATGCAGATAAGTTTTGTGGAAAATTGATCTGTTACCCTGAGATCATAAAAGTCTTGACTATACGGGTGGTGCTCTCTGTTCTCTTCCGCCCTATCCAGAGAGGCAGCACAGACACCCCGCTTTAGTTCTTCAATGTTGTTCCCTGCAACTTTTCATTTCCTTGGATCATCTAGAGGAGGATTAGGAGTACAGGTCCCAGTACATGATTCCTATGTGTATTTGGTATGAATCAAGGATGAAAGATACAATATGGTCTGAGCATAACAGCATTGGAATAGGTCGAGGAGTTCTGAAAGGTAAAAATGTTTGTAGTCCCAGTAGGATAACGTGATACTGTGAAGGATGGGTATTACCTTAGTCAGTTGGTGCTCTGTAACCAGAAAACCACAGATTGCGTGGCTTAAGCAATAGACATTAATTACTCACGGTTTTTGagactggaaagtccaagatcaaggtgacaCAGGAGATAGTGGGGgcccccttctggcttgtagacagctgccttcttgctgtatcctctcATGGCTGAGAGAACTGACTCTAGTATTGTAATAGGGGCGGGGCAGGCGTGCAGCCAATAGCACGCGGCCGTTACCCTGTTACTGAGCAACTGTTACTGCGAGATCAGAAGCAGGAGACCCTGGCGGCTGGGGGTCGCCCTTGGCCAATGGTTGGCCATGTCGTGGTCCTCGCGGCGGGCAGGGCGTATGGTAAGAGGTGTATCAAGGGCCAGCAGGTGCGCTGGGGGGGCCTCGGGGACAGGCTGGGTGCTGTGTCCTGCAGAGCTCCAGAGCCCTCGCCACGGCAGCCCACTGGCCGGGCGCAGGCCTTGAGGCGGGGGGAGCCTCTCCCCGCTCCCTGCCTCTGCGACCTAATGGCCGCAGCAGTCTGCATGGGTCCACAggacctgctccccagccccacttTGGGTGGCCTGAGGAGCCTGAGCACTGGCTGGGTCCTGGGTGCCTGGCTCCCTCAGTGATGACAGCTGGGCAGAgtctggggacctggccctgAGGGCATCGTCAGCGGAGAACTACGTCTTCGGCGGGGCCTGGGTGCTGGACGAGCACTCCCGGGCAGGGTAACCCTCCTGTGCGGGGACCCCCTCTTCTTAGCCAGAGCCTGGACCTCAGAGGGCGAAAGTCGAGCCTTGGGACCTTGCACTTTCTTGTCAGAACAGAGAACAACATTTGTTTtggtggaggtttacaggaacatcgtgacctgacAGCGACCTGacctcaagaacaaaggatcTGACAGCAAGAAATCTGCAACAACTAGCCACGCTGCTCCCTCAGCTTTCctataaaagggctttgctgaaagctttcaggGAGTTTAGGGTTTTTAAGGTATGAGCCACCTAtttccttgcatggccctgcaataaacctttctctgctccaaactctgatgttttgGTACTGTTTGGCCTCATTGTGTCAGGCACACAGACTTGTGTTAGGTAACAGCATCTCCCTCTTGTAAGagcactaattccatcatgggggctccacctttatgacctcatctaaactttccaaaggccctacctcctcaTACCATCTCCTTGGGTGTTAGGGTTTGAACATACGAATTTTGGTGGTGAGGGACACAGGTATGCAGTCCATAACCGGTATCTCAGAAGAGGAAGGTATGGGAAGATACATTCCCCTATTACCAATTTTCCATCCCTTTGTATACCTCTGGGTGGCACATTTGTACGGAGCAGTCCTGAGCCCTTAATATTACCTTATCATGCCACTAGGATGGAGCCCAAATTCCTTAGCCTTGCATTCAGGGCTCTTAAGTGTTCAGTTATAACTAATCTGTCCTGTGTATTTCCTTAGTTGTTATTGAATTGCTTTTATGTTTGCTTATGGCCTAAAATAATTTCACATATAActcctctttttttgttgtttttaaatgttaccttatatcTACCTTAAATAAACATCTCAGGCTTCTCTACAGAGACAAATGAGTTTAAAGATTTCCCTGTTCCCTCTGAAACGTTCTTCTACCCCACCCATCACCACCACCGATATACACCTACTCACCTAACCACCTCAGGTAGAGGGACGATTCAGAGACCTGAAAAGATAAGTGAGATAACATAAAAGATGAGAGATCAGGGCAGGCCCAGAGTAAAGTATGAAAAGGcaaataaatcatttttctggACGCCATCCAATAGTCCCTTTTCAGCATATCTTGGCATTTTCTATCTCTTATTTAAAATCTGACTTGTTACAATTtgtgaaattatattaaaatgtgaaatctATATGCTCTTTGGCCCAGCAACTAAACTTCTAGAATCCTATCCTATTAAAATGtgcttataaaaacaaaaatgtggggcttccctggtggcgcagtggttgagagtccgcctgccgatgcagggcacacgggttcgtgccccggtccgggaagatcccacatgccacggagcggctaggctcgtgagccatggccactgagtctgcgcgtccggagcctccgctccacaacgggagaggccacaacagtgagacgcccgcgtgcggcaaaaaaaaaaaaaaaaaaaaaaaagtgtaagtgTGAGTGTATCATTTAGGAATCATTCAGTTGCAAGGAACAGAATGTCCAACTCATACTTTAACATGTACTTTAAAATGCACTGGTGGAAGCTTAGAAATAGTGAGCACTGCAAGAATGGTTTGATTCAGCAATTCAAAAATGCCATCAGGGGACccaatttatttctgtctttgccctctgcatcacTGTCAGCTTTATCCTAAGGATAAAGCCTTGTGATCAAGACAGCTGTTGGAGCCATAGTCTCCCTTGCCTGTGTATAGGGAGAAAGAAGCTTTTTCCCCAGAAGCTGCTGTCAAACATATTGTGTCTCCTTAACTGAATTTGGTCACTCTCTCATCCCTGAGCCAATAACTGAAGAGGATTATGCTGTCGAACTTATAATTAAGTTACATGGCACACCATCAACGCACGAGtaatcttttcattttgcaatAAACACAGCCTACTTGGTATATATTTGGTTAACTGAGTAATTATAAGGTTAGCTATCAAGAAAAGGAGCTGTAGATTTTAAGGAGGCAGCCACAGTCTCCACCAAAGTAATCAAGGATGCTTACTGATGTATTGTCTACACCACACTGAAAATCCGGAAATAACTCAAATAGTCATTAACAGCAGATGGATTAAATAAACTTGGTATGTTGTACAGTGGAGACAATGTAACTATTCTATTCATTTATCCAACCGCTTAACTTATTGAGGGCCTATTACCTGCCTAACAGTGTTTTATTCACTAAAGATACAGCAGGGAAGAAAACAGTTAAAACCTTGCCTTCATGGTGTATTCATTCTGATTgggtaaacagaaaacaaataaatagagaCTAGAGAATATAATGCTAATCAATGCAAAtgccacaggaaaagaaaactggatcAAAGAATGGGTAAATGGAAAGCAAAGATCTGCTTCCAAAgtataatcaaaagaaaaacatcaaaagaCCTGTGAAAGCATACTATGATTTAAAAACCCATTTTGTAGTCAGAAGAGATATCTCTCACCAAACGATATCTACTACAAATAAATACCTAATTCATGATTCAATAAAATCCAGGAAGACATGATATTTCATAGCAAAAATAAGGCAATGTAAAAAGGTAACAGTCTGAGATTAGGAAAGGTTTTTTTGCTTGCTATATCTCATTACAgtaacagatagatttaatttactTATCACTTGCTCTGAAAACTCTCAGACGGCTCTCAACTGTCAACTTCATGGTTAGGACCTTTGATAGCTatgtaaaataaagcaatatttgCACTTGGAAGTTTAGCtacttatgtaaatattttttcacatgGGATATATAAGCTGGATAGAAGTAACTTCACTTCAGATTGGTATACTCCATAATCTGTTAGTTTTCCCATTAACGAGCAAAAATTTTCAAGGTATACTCAAGATGAATTTATCTaagaatatttgttttaataagaCAAATAGAAgcctttttttccctagaaatcttatttaattcattatttaaatgaaaactagTTTAATCATTTATCTTTTATGGCAAGTAAATTTAGtgttaaaatcaaattttaaaagacctttaaaaaataaagatatttactaTCTTGGTATGATTTTAGCCTTACTTTTAAAAGTCAAGTAAGAATGTCTGCCTTGTTGAAAAAATGCAACTAGAAAAGTCTTTATGTAGTcataaaaatatccattttttcTGAGTAGCTCAGTCTAATCCctttttaatttacattccaTCTAAGCTGTGGAAACTTTCTAAACATACTCttgccatacgatccagcaatcacactccttggtatttactcaaaggagctgaaaatgtatctccacacaaaaacctgctcaTGCGTGTTGATAGCAGctgtatttataattgccaaaacctggaagcgaACAAGATGTCCATCCTATGAATTAGGTGCTAATATTcctcccattttataaattagaATACTGAGGCTTAAAGGGGTTAAATGTTTTTATCAGGACAAGGCCCTAGAGAGTCCTGAAGCCAGGAATTGAACCCTACCTATAGGAGCTTGACTCCTGAGTCTATGCTCCTCATTGCTATTAATAAACATGGAAATGTTACAAAGATTTAAGGACTTAAAACAATATTTGGACATAGATAAAAATGTGTCCCCAGAGGCCTGGAAAATATGGGGATCCTAAggttatagttattttatttaacaagcatttatatagcacttactaTTTACCATTAGAACttgctgttctaagcactttataaatagaaaatctgaacagaccaataatgagtaaagagattgagtcagtaatcaaaaacctctcaacacagaaaaccccaggaccagacagcttagctggagaattctaacaaacattcaAAGAATGAACACCAACCCtgctcaaactcctccaaaagcTGAAGAAGggagaacacttcccaactcattctacaaggccagcattaccctgataccaaagccagagaaagacaacacaaggaaactatagaccaatatccgtGGTTGAAACCACTATTTGTTACATATCTCGGGGCGGGGGGGCAGTCAGAAAGTTAAGGCTAACTTATAAAAAGAAGGAGTGGGGTGCATTAAAAAGAGTACTAAGTGTCAAACACAGAAGCTGAACAGGTAGGGAGACTGATTTTATTCAGATTATTGCAACAAGAACATCCCAGATCTGGAGATCAGAGTGCCTCAGCAGGATGCTTTCGCCTTAAGACTTTTGTAGGGAGATGTAGACAAGTTACAGGTGGGGAGATTAACAGTTGAGGTTGTTTTGCCATCAGGGGAATTCTCAGTTAGCTGAACAGGAAGTGTTTATCTCTAGTTGTAGTTAGATTGGGGCGGGGGAAAACAGTTCTAAGCTCAGCTAATCATTGATGAGAGAAAGAATAGGGAGCTGGAGGGTCCGTGTGGTTCAGGCAAAGGCGGGAAGGTCTGTGGCTGACCTTGTCACACGTCCACAAAGGAGTCATCCGAGGTCTTACGGGAGCCATGAGAGAGTGGACGGAGCCTTTTCAAACTCATATGGGGAAGGGTCATTCTTTGTGATGAGCCATTTCTCAGAATACAGAATTTCCAAGAATTTTTCACCCACTGCTGTTTTCTGGGAACACAGGGCTCAGGTATAGTTCTACACATCAGGGGAAATCTGGAAACACCGTTCCGAGTCCTGACTTGGCTGTTAACTTCCACGAGGCCTACGGCATCCTCGTCACTAAAATGGTGAGGGGAGGGTGATTTGTTAAATCTATTTCATACCCCAATGTTTGAAGAGTCTCTGAGAGGGGCAGAGGGACTCTTGAGGAAAAGGGAGATGGCAagtgagggcagggagagaggttCACAGTCACAAAGGGAGGAGAGGACAACAAAGAGACTGTGTcacagagaagggaggagaatgTCAGCAGGTACTCCTGAGATTTTTAGGGTCAGAGAAGAGGCACCAGGGGCTGGACTTGGTCTGCCCCTTTCCCTTTCACCCACATCAGAGACAGATCTCAGGTGTGCCTTATGTAACTGGATTTTGATCAGGGCTCGTTGAAGACATCTGTAAAAGCCTTGCTTCTCCCCTACCCGCCAACTTAATattttctccccccccccaccccggctgtTCTTGCCAAGGACGCTTGGACTAAAGATTGAGACAGCTGACAGCTTGATCTGACTTGTCTGCTCCTGGCGAGATCCCAGCCTGCCATGAAGTGCTATCTCATCTTTGCACTCATGAGCGCAGCTGGTGAGTCTGGGGTCTTGTTGCTGCTTAGGCAGAGATGCGGTGGTGTGTGGGAGGGTCAGAGAGGGAGGTAGCTAGCCACAACTGAAGAGAGAGGAGTTGGTGGGCATTTCCTTCAAGTAACTGTTGATGCAAACGAAAGGAACCACTCTCGATGCACAGCTCACCCCACCAGCAGTCTCTCTGAGCTTCTCCGGTGCCTGTGAGCATGTTAGGATACGTCACTAGAAGTCCCCTGCACTCTCCCAGGACTCTTGAGCGTGTGATTTCCTAGATTGCCGAGTCTCCTGGACAGACACCAGAAAAGCACATCTTCCCTTTCTCTGGGCAGATGGACTTTGGAGGAGTGAGTGCCCGAAAGGAAGGGGGGCTGGGTCAGGGGCTCTGAGAGCCTTGTGGCCCTATCCCAAGCTTTTCCACTCCTTTCACCACCAAAGTCAGGCAGtatttaactttttcctttcattcctggcaaaagttaatttaaactattatttttaaagtagtaagtctttttttttcatttttataatacacAGCACTGCCCATCAGGGTTTTTGATCAGCCTCAGATAAGCCTTTGCATTAGTTTCATAGAACTTTAATATACCTCCATCTCAAGCAAAGACATGTGTCAGTTTTCTTCATGTGTAGAGCTCAGGTGACATGCATGATTGCCCTttgatttaaaagaatatttaaaaataacttgaagACCTTGACATTGTCCTTGAAAACCTTAAGGTGGCAAAAACTAGTCAACTCTCACCTCTCGCCCTGTCTCTCCTTCTACCTGTGACCCCACTGATTCTTTAGGAGTCATTCCGGCCCAAGATTCTAACACTGAGAAGATGAACGTAGCAGAAGATTTTACTATTCCTTACATGGTCTATCTTCAGTCCTTCCCGGAACCCTGTGTGGGGTCTCTCATTCACCCTGAGTGGCTACTGACCACTGCTCGCTGCCCCTTACCGTAAGTATCCGTTTGCTCTTGGGAGCCATGAGGGTTCTATTCGAACAAAATCAGGTCTGATGAGGCATCCCAGCAAGTTCTAATGGCATCCTAGGGAATTAGAAGCCCCAGGAAGAGAGAGGGTCGTCTTCCCAACGGGGAAAATAATACACACTTGGGTGGTTTAGGAGGAGATGAAGAGGAAGCTGTCAGAAGACTCTTTCTCACAGAGAGtaaataatattcattcattcaacatacttattgaacatttactatattCTAGGGACTGCTTAATGCACtgaaaaaacagcaagggaaCAAGACAGAAATTCGTTttccctca
The genomic region above belongs to Lagenorhynchus albirostris chromosome 8, mLagAlb1.1, whole genome shotgun sequence and contains:
- the LOC132524096 gene encoding trypsin-like codes for the protein MTTFIFLALLGVAVAFPTDDDDKIVGGYTCEAHSIPYQVSLNSGYHFCGGSLISDQWVVSAAHCYKSRMKVGLGAHNIEVLEGNEQFIKAAKIIVHPKFNKRTLDNDIMLIKLDPPATLNNQVATIPLPTRCAAAGTQCLISGWGNTKSSGSNFPELLQCLKAPILSDSVCHSAYPEQISKNMMCLGFLEGGKDSCQGDSGGPVVCKGQLQGIVSWGYGCALKGKPGVYTKVCNYVNWIKKTIADN